One Symphalangus syndactylus isolate Jambi chromosome 9, NHGRI_mSymSyn1-v2.1_pri, whole genome shotgun sequence DNA segment encodes these proteins:
- the BUD23 gene encoding probable 18S rRNA (guanine-N(7))-methyltransferase isoform X1 has product MAFAGRRPEHGGPPELFYDEKEARKYVRNSRMIDIQTRMAGRALELLYLPENKPCYLLDIGCGTGLSGGYLSDEGHYWVGLDISPAMLDEAVDREIEGDLLLGDMGQGIPFKPGTFDGCISISAVQWLCNANKKSENPAKRLYCFFASLFSVLVRGSRAVLQLYPENSEQLELITTQATKAGFSGGMVVDYPNSAKAKKFYLCLFSGPSTFIPEGLSENQDEAEPRESVFTNERFPLRMSRRGMVRKSRAWVLEKKERHRRQGREVRPDTQYTGRKRKPRF; this is encoded by the exons ATGGCGTTCGCCGGCCGGCGTCCGGAGCACGGCGGACCCCCGGAGCTG TTTTATGACGAGAAAGAAGCCCGGAAATACGTTCGCAA CTCACGGATGATTGATATCCAGACCAGGATGGCTGGGCGAGCATTGGAGCTTCTTTATCTGCCAGAGAATAAGCCCTGTTACCTGCTGGATATTGG CTGTGGCACTGGGCTGAGTGGAGGTTATCTGTCAGATGAAGGGCACTATTGGGTGGGCCTGGATATCAGCCCTGCCATGCTGG ATGAGGCCGTGGACCGAGAAATAGAGGGAGACCTGCTGTTGGGGGATATGGGCCAGGGCATCCCATTCAAGCCAGGCACGTTTGATGGTTGCATCAG CATTTCTGCTGTGCAGTGGCTCTGTAATGCTAACAAGAAGTCTGAAAACCCTGCCAAGCGCCTGTACTGCTTTTTTGcttctctgttttctgttctt GTCCGGGGATCCCGAGCTGTCCTGCAGCTGTACCCTGAGAACTCAGAGCAG TTGGAGCTGATCACAACCCAGGCCACAAAGGCAGGCTTCTCCGGTGGCATGGTGGTAGACTACCCTAACAGTGCCAAAGCAAAGAA ATTCTACCTCTGCTTGTTTTCTGGGCCTTCGACCTTTATACCAGAG GGGCTGAGTGAAAATCAGGATGAAGCAGAACCCAGGGAGTCTGTGTTCACCAATGAGAG GTTCCCATTGAGGATGTCAAGGCGGGGAATGGTGAGGAAGAGTCGGGCATGGGTGCTGGAGAAGAAGGAGCGGCACAGGCGCCAGGGCAG GGAAGTCAGACCTGACACCCAGTACACTGGCCGCAAGCGCAAGCCCCGCTTCTAA
- the BUD23 gene encoding probable 18S rRNA (guanine-N(7))-methyltransferase isoform X2 encodes MIDIQTRMAGRALELLYLPENKPCYLLDIGCGTGLSGGYLSDEGHYWVGLDISPAMLDEAVDREIEGDLLLGDMGQGIPFKPGTFDGCISISAVQWLCNANKKSENPAKRLYCFFASLFSVLVRGSRAVLQLYPENSEQLELITTQATKAGFSGGMVVDYPNSAKAKKFYLCLFSGPSTFIPEGLSENQDEAEPRESVFTNERFPLRMSRRGMVRKSRAWVLEKKERHRRQGREVRPDTQYTGRKRKPRF; translated from the exons ATGATTGATATCCAGACCAGGATGGCTGGGCGAGCATTGGAGCTTCTTTATCTGCCAGAGAATAAGCCCTGTTACCTGCTGGATATTGG CTGTGGCACTGGGCTGAGTGGAGGTTATCTGTCAGATGAAGGGCACTATTGGGTGGGCCTGGATATCAGCCCTGCCATGCTGG ATGAGGCCGTGGACCGAGAAATAGAGGGAGACCTGCTGTTGGGGGATATGGGCCAGGGCATCCCATTCAAGCCAGGCACGTTTGATGGTTGCATCAG CATTTCTGCTGTGCAGTGGCTCTGTAATGCTAACAAGAAGTCTGAAAACCCTGCCAAGCGCCTGTACTGCTTTTTTGcttctctgttttctgttctt GTCCGGGGATCCCGAGCTGTCCTGCAGCTGTACCCTGAGAACTCAGAGCAG TTGGAGCTGATCACAACCCAGGCCACAAAGGCAGGCTTCTCCGGTGGCATGGTGGTAGACTACCCTAACAGTGCCAAAGCAAAGAA ATTCTACCTCTGCTTGTTTTCTGGGCCTTCGACCTTTATACCAGAG GGGCTGAGTGAAAATCAGGATGAAGCAGAACCCAGGGAGTCTGTGTTCACCAATGAGAG GTTCCCATTGAGGATGTCAAGGCGGGGAATGGTGAGGAAGAGTCGGGCATGGGTGCTGGAGAAGAAGGAGCGGCACAGGCGCCAGGGCAG GGAAGTCAGACCTGACACCCAGTACACTGGCCGCAAGCGCAAGCCCCGCTTCTAA
- the BUD23 gene encoding probable 18S rRNA (guanine-N(7))-methyltransferase isoform X3 yields the protein MAFAGRRPEHGGPPELFYDEKEARKYVRNSRMIDIQTRMAGRALELLYLPENKPCYLLDIGCGTGLSGGYLSDEGHYWVGLDISPAMLDEAVDREIEGDLLLGDMGQGIPFKPGTFDGCISISAVQWLCNANKKSENPAKRLYCFFASLFSVLVRGSRAVLQLYPENSEQLELITTQATKAGFSGGMVVDYPNSAKAKKFYLCLFSGPSTFIPEGLSENQDEAEPRESVFTNEREGGAFERRGI from the exons ATGGCGTTCGCCGGCCGGCGTCCGGAGCACGGCGGACCCCCGGAGCTG TTTTATGACGAGAAAGAAGCCCGGAAATACGTTCGCAA CTCACGGATGATTGATATCCAGACCAGGATGGCTGGGCGAGCATTGGAGCTTCTTTATCTGCCAGAGAATAAGCCCTGTTACCTGCTGGATATTGG CTGTGGCACTGGGCTGAGTGGAGGTTATCTGTCAGATGAAGGGCACTATTGGGTGGGCCTGGATATCAGCCCTGCCATGCTGG ATGAGGCCGTGGACCGAGAAATAGAGGGAGACCTGCTGTTGGGGGATATGGGCCAGGGCATCCCATTCAAGCCAGGCACGTTTGATGGTTGCATCAG CATTTCTGCTGTGCAGTGGCTCTGTAATGCTAACAAGAAGTCTGAAAACCCTGCCAAGCGCCTGTACTGCTTTTTTGcttctctgttttctgttctt GTCCGGGGATCCCGAGCTGTCCTGCAGCTGTACCCTGAGAACTCAGAGCAG TTGGAGCTGATCACAACCCAGGCCACAAAGGCAGGCTTCTCCGGTGGCATGGTGGTAGACTACCCTAACAGTGCCAAAGCAAAGAA ATTCTACCTCTGCTTGTTTTCTGGGCCTTCGACCTTTATACCAGAG GGGCTGAGTGAAAATCAGGATGAAGCAGAACCCAGGGAGTCTGTGTTCACCAATGAGAG GGAAGGTGGAGCATTTGAGAGAAGGGGCATCTGA
- the DNAJC30 gene encoding dnaJ homolog subfamily C member 30, mitochondrial has protein sequence MAAMHWRWCPRLLPWRLLQTCGFPQNSAPSLSLGVRTYSQGDCSYSRTALYDLLGVPSTATQAQIKAAYYRQCFLYHPDRNSGSAEAAERFTRISQAYVVLGSATLRRKYDRGLLSDEDLRGPGVRPSRTPAPDPSSPRTPPPTSRTHDGSRAAPGANRTMFNFDAFYQAHYGEQLERERRLRARREALRKRQEYRSLKGLRWEDTRDTAAIFLIFSIFIIIGFYI, from the coding sequence ATGGCAGCTATGCACTGGCGATGGTGCCCGCGGCTGTTACCGTGGAGGTTGCTGCAAACCTGTGGCTTTCCACAAAATTCTGCACCCAGCCTGAGCCTAGGAGTGAGGACTTACTCCCAGGGCGACTGCTCGTATTCGCGCACGGCGCTGTATGATCTGCTCGGCGTCCCCTCCACAGCCACGCAGGCCCAAATCAAGGCGGCTTACTACCGTCAGTGCTTTCTCTACCACCCGGACCGCAACTCCGGGAGCGCGGAGGCCGCCGAGCGCTTCACGCGCATCTCCCAGGCCTACGTGGTGCTGGGCAGTGCCACCCTCCGTCGCAAGTATGATCGCGGCCTGCTCAGCGACGAGGACCTGCGCGGACCTGGCGTCCGGCCCTCCAGGACACCCGCACCCGACCCCAGCTCGCCGCGTACCCCGCCGCCCACCTCTCGGACCCACGACGGTTCTCGGGCCGCCCCCGGCGCCAACCGCACGATGTTCAACTTTGACGCCTTCTACCAGGCCCACTACGGGGAACAACTGGAGCGGGAACGGCGCCTGAGGGCCCGGCGGGAGGCCCTTCGCAAACGGCAGGAGTATCGGTCCCTGAAAGGCCTCCGCTGGGAGGATACCCGAGACACCGCTGCCATTTTCCTCATCTTCtcaatcttcatcatcatcggctTTTATATTTAA